A genomic stretch from Empedobacter stercoris includes:
- a CDS encoding HamA C-terminal domain-containing protein, translating to MKFEVIVNDFFENLKQDITLTQTNNKRVVGILNDYEDGKWRYDKFQKFIWDNIKETALSHSERKALLSDGESSILTESAKKLRLVEATDAIGRGSEIAEIVLYGIMKHHYKALPIVPKIFYKQNKKDEAKGSDSVHIVIESPDSFSLWFGESKFYNSIENARLDTIVESVKDSLSLDKIKKENSIITNLSDINDFDEINESLRESIKNSLSQDVSIDKIKPLLNIPILLLYECEETKNETIYSDDYKQKMIDYHKERATEYFKKQINKCKDVHLYEKIKFHIVLFPIADKKTIVDKFIQIAQIYRS from the coding sequence ATGAAATTTGAAGTTATAGTAAATGATTTTTTTGAAAATCTTAAACAAGATATTACCTTAACCCAAACAAATAATAAGAGAGTTGTTGGAATTTTAAATGATTATGAGGATGGAAAATGGCGATATGACAAATTTCAAAAATTTATTTGGGATAATATAAAAGAGACAGCGTTAAGTCATAGTGAAAGAAAAGCACTTCTTTCCGATGGAGAAAGCTCAATACTTACTGAATCAGCAAAAAAACTACGTCTTGTTGAAGCTACTGATGCAATTGGTAGAGGAAGTGAAATTGCTGAAATTGTTTTATACGGCATAATGAAACATCATTATAAAGCATTACCAATTGTACCTAAAATATTTTATAAGCAAAATAAAAAAGATGAAGCTAAAGGTTCTGATAGTGTTCATATTGTAATTGAATCTCCTGATTCTTTTTCACTTTGGTTTGGTGAGTCAAAATTTTATAATAGCATCGAAAACGCAAGATTAGATACAATTGTCGAATCGGTAAAAGATTCTCTTAGTTTAGATAAAATAAAAAAAGAAAATAGCATAATAACTAATTTAAGTGACATTAATGACTTTGATGAGATTAACGAATCACTACGCGAATCAATAAAAAATAGTCTTTCTCAAGATGTATCAATTGATAAAATTAAACCATTACTAAATATTCCAATTTTACTTTTATACGAATGTGAAGAAACCAAGAATGAAACTATATATTCTGATGATTATAAACAAAAAATGATAGATTATCATAAAGAAAGAGCGACAGAATATTTTAAAAAACAGATTAATAAATGTAAAGACGTGCATTTGTATGAAAAGATAAAGTTTCATATTGTTCTTTTTCCAATTGCAGATAAAAAAACTATAGTTGACAAATTTATACAAATAGCACAAATTTATAGAAGTTAA
- a CDS encoding DEAD/DEAH box helicase, producing the protein MNEYIFENCQVINNLLIQEHENQARQELIKLLDFHKKNSLSYTPLVNHLIRETGLFPYLEPETSDWQERFIYNAFKVDVGEENPLTLHREQSYLLKSLLSGKNIAVSAPTSFGKSFVIDAYIKIKKPKNVLIIVPTIALTDETRRRLYKKFAHEYKIITTSDVELSEKNIFIFPQERAINYINVVDQFDIIIVDEFYKASSTFDKERSPSLIRAMIKLGAKSKQKYYLAPNITSLDNNPFTEDMEFIKLDFNTVYLEKHDLYKEINSTEEKSEALLNILDKNKGKTLIYAGTYSNIDSLTNLFLTTYGPTKSEILNQFSDWLSKNYDSNWSLTKLINRSIGIHNGRLHRSLSQIQVKLFEEENGINNLISTSSIIEGVNTSAENVIIWRNRKGAAKLDDFTYKNIIGRGGRMFKHFIGKIYVLEQPPKEIQTQLDIPFPEEILGDLDEIPYQGLLTDEQIAKLKAHNDEMSNLIGAKIYSELKGESAFQSSNSELIKLIAIDLVQNPEEWNGLFYLNKFTPKNWDRLLYKILKLQPGNWETSYSTFVEFIKIIAYNWSKSIPELLSELEDYDIGIDEFFKLERNVTYKFTALLQDINLLQKRILNTKNYDISRFITLCSHAFLPKVVYQLEEYGLPRMITKKIHHSNVIDFYNPELNIHNTIQLFSEIGIDYVIQNTKELDEFDKYIITYFYDGIEKNNYA; encoded by the coding sequence ATGAATGAATATATATTTGAGAACTGTCAAGTTATTAATAACTTACTAATTCAAGAACATGAAAACCAAGCTAGACAAGAACTAATAAAATTATTAGATTTCCATAAAAAAAATAGTTTATCATATACTCCATTAGTCAATCATTTAATTAGAGAAACTGGATTATTTCCCTATCTAGAACCTGAAACCTCAGATTGGCAAGAACGCTTTATTTATAATGCTTTCAAAGTTGATGTTGGTGAAGAAAATCCCCTTACATTACATCGTGAACAATCATATTTACTTAAGAGTTTATTAAGTGGTAAAAACATTGCAGTGAGTGCACCAACAAGTTTTGGTAAAAGCTTTGTTATAGATGCTTATATTAAGATAAAAAAACCAAAAAATGTTTTGATTATTGTGCCTACAATAGCACTAACTGATGAAACTAGAAGACGATTATATAAAAAATTTGCTCATGAATATAAAATAATTACAACATCAGATGTTGAGTTAAGTGAAAAAAATATTTTCATATTCCCACAGGAAAGGGCAATAAATTACATTAATGTAGTAGATCAATTTGATATAATTATAGTTGATGAGTTTTACAAAGCAAGTAGTACTTTTGACAAAGAACGTTCTCCTAGCTTAATTAGAGCAATGATAAAATTAGGAGCTAAGTCAAAACAAAAATATTATTTAGCACCAAATATCACTTCTTTGGATAATAATCCTTTTACCGAGGATATGGAATTCATTAAATTAGATTTCAATACAGTTTATCTAGAAAAACATGATTTATATAAAGAAATAAATTCAACTGAAGAAAAAAGTGAAGCTCTTTTGAATATTTTAGATAAAAATAAAGGAAAAACACTAATTTATGCAGGAACATATTCAAATATAGATAGTTTAACAAATTTATTTTTAACAACGTATGGACCTACAAAAAGTGAAATATTAAATCAATTTTCTGATTGGCTTTCAAAAAATTATGATTCAAACTGGAGTTTAACAAAACTTATAAATAGAAGTATTGGTATACATAATGGACGGTTACATAGGTCATTAAGTCAAATACAAGTCAAATTATTTGAAGAAGAAAATGGTATAAACAATCTAATTTCTACATCTTCGATAATTGAGGGAGTAAACACATCTGCTGAAAATGTTATCATTTGGAGAAATAGAAAAGGTGCTGCAAAGTTAGATGATTTCACATACAAAAATATAATTGGACGAGGTGGTAGAATGTTTAAACATTTCATAGGCAAAATATATGTATTAGAACAGCCTCCAAAAGAAATACAAACCCAATTAGATATTCCATTCCCAGAGGAAATTCTTGGAGATTTAGACGAAATACCTTATCAAGGCTTATTAACAGATGAGCAAATAGCAAAACTAAAAGCACATAATGACGAAATGTCAAACCTAATTGGAGCTAAAATATATTCTGAATTAAAAGGAGAATCAGCATTTCAATCTAGTAACTCAGAATTAATTAAATTGATTGCGATTGATTTGGTACAAAATCCAGAAGAATGGAATGGTTTATTCTACTTAAATAAATTTACTCCAAAAAACTGGGATAGATTACTTTATAAAATTTTAAAACTTCAACCAGGAAACTGGGAAACTTCATATTCTACTTTTGTTGAGTTTATTAAAATAATTGCATATAATTGGAGTAAATCAATTCCTGAGTTATTATCAGAATTAGAAGATTATGATATCGGAATAGATGAATTTTTCAAACTTGAAAGAAACGTAACATACAAATTTACAGCTCTTCTACAAGATATTAATTTACTACAGAAAAGAATTCTTAATACTAAAAATTATGATATCTCAAGATTCATTACTTTATGTTCACATGCATTCTTGCCTAAGGTAGTTTATCAATTAGAAGAATATGGATTACCTAGAATGATTACAAAAAAAATACATCATTCTAATGTTATTGATTTTTATAATCCTGAATTAAATATACATAATACTATACAATTATTTTCAGAAATTGGAATTGACTACGTTATACAGAACACAAAGGAGCTTGACGAATTTGATAAGTATATAATTACTTACTTTTATGATGGAATAGAAAAAAATAATTACGCCTAA
- a CDS encoding type I restriction endonuclease: MQYTLVNIKDWCRNEFEVINQLRMNTEDSNHRYDVILLLNGLPLVQIELKTFEISPRRAMQQIVDYKNLYRFL, translated from the coding sequence CTGCAATATACTTTAGTTAATATTAAAGATTGGTGTAGAAACGAGTTTGAAGTCATCAATCAATTGCGCATGAATACTGAAGATAGCAACCATCGTTATGATGTTATATTGCTATTGAATGGATTGCCATTGGTTCAGATTGAATTAAAAACTTTTGAGATAAGTCCTCGTCGAGCTATGCAGCAAATAGTGGACTACAAAAATTTATACAGATTTTTATAG
- a CDS encoding IS3 family transposase, whose translation MLYSKAKHQLSSRRACRLFNLRTSVFYYQKVRKDEDDKIRFQLIALSNEHQTWGFWMMHYRLRNLGFTWNHKRVYRIYTSMKLNLRNKRKKRLPARIKEPLLRPIYPNVTWSMDFMHDSLENGKSVRSLNIIDDFNREILSICIDTSLPSAKVISELEKLIEWRGKPEKIRVDNGPEFIAEKLKLFCQKKAIELYYIQPGKPTQNSLIERFNRTFRTDFLNAYLFENIKEMKNYTEIWMWMYNNERPHSSLQYLSPRNFLLKYGKVKNPNDFPTFQINQNNNTIILNKNSTFKCS comes from the coding sequence GTGTTGTATTCAAAAGCAAAACATCAACTAAGTTCCCGCAGGGCTTGTCGTCTATTTAACTTAAGAACATCCGTTTTTTATTATCAAAAAGTACGTAAAGATGAGGATGATAAAATACGTTTTCAATTGATAGCACTATCCAACGAGCATCAAACTTGGGGCTTTTGGATGATGCATTATCGTTTACGAAATTTAGGCTTTACTTGGAACCATAAACGAGTTTATCGAATTTATACTTCGATGAAACTTAACCTACGTAATAAACGTAAAAAAAGACTTCCTGCAAGGATTAAAGAGCCGCTTTTACGTCCGATTTATCCAAATGTAACGTGGAGTATGGATTTTATGCATGATAGTTTAGAAAACGGAAAAAGCGTGAGAAGTTTGAATATTATAGACGATTTTAATCGAGAAATTTTGAGTATTTGTATCGACACAAGCTTACCTTCAGCTAAAGTAATTTCTGAACTAGAAAAACTAATCGAATGGCGAGGGAAACCTGAGAAAATTAGAGTAGATAATGGTCCAGAATTTATTGCTGAAAAACTAAAACTATTTTGTCAAAAAAAAGCCATTGAATTATATTATATTCAACCTGGGAAACCTACGCAAAACTCGTTGATTGAAAGATTTAATAGAACTTTTAGAACAGATTTTTTAAATGCTTATTTATTTGAAAATATCAAAGAAATGAAAAATTATACAGAAATTTGGATGTGGATGTATAACAATGAAAGACCACATAGTTCTTTGCAATATCTTTCTCCTAGAAACTTTTTATTGAAATATGGTAAGGTCAAAAATCCTAATGATTTTCCAACATTTCAAATTAATCAAAATAATAATACAATAATATTAAATAAAAACTCTACTTTTAAGTGTTCTTAA
- a CDS encoding M20/M25/M40 family metallo-hydrolase — translation MKNIIVLLSLIVATKSYAQVIEVKNLKKHIYYLADDKMKGRGTGSDENLKAAKYIAKEFKKYKLLPLGEDGYFQGFDAKVRKVKVVDSIRSAKNVIGFLDNKAKKTIVIGAHYDHLGEGKQGSSLAKDSYGIIHNGADDNASGVAGLLELARVYSKNKITEPVNFLFIAFGAEELGLVGSRHFVKHPTYDLTKIHWMLNMDMIGRLNKETGVSIIGYGTSPTFETIFNEIDSTNYVKFYTGYEGRGGSDQTSFYEKNIPVLFFHTGGHDDYHKPTDDAEKIDYTSLKAILLLEKAVIEGSFKIEEMPFRSTDKE, via the coding sequence ATGAAAAATATAATAGTCCTTCTTTCTTTGATTGTTGCAACTAAATCTTATGCACAAGTTATCGAAGTAAAGAATCTTAAAAAGCACATTTATTATTTAGCCGATGATAAAATGAAAGGTAGAGGAACAGGAAGTGATGAAAATTTGAAAGCTGCAAAGTACATTGCCAAAGAATTCAAAAAATATAAACTACTGCCGTTAGGAGAAGATGGTTATTTTCAGGGATTTGATGCAAAAGTGAGAAAAGTAAAAGTGGTGGATAGTATTCGCTCCGCTAAAAATGTAATTGGTTTTTTAGATAACAAGGCGAAAAAAACGATAGTAATTGGTGCACATTATGATCATTTGGGCGAAGGAAAACAAGGAAGTTCGTTAGCGAAAGACAGTTATGGAATTATTCACAATGGTGCTGATGACAATGCTTCGGGAGTAGCAGGTTTGTTAGAACTTGCGCGAGTGTATAGTAAAAATAAAATTACAGAACCTGTTAATTTTTTATTCATTGCTTTCGGTGCTGAAGAGTTAGGTTTGGTAGGTTCTCGACATTTTGTCAAACATCCGACGTATGATTTAACTAAAATTCATTGGATGTTGAACATGGATATGATTGGTCGTTTGAACAAAGAAACAGGTGTTTCGATTATAGGTTATGGAACTTCGCCAACTTTTGAAACAATTTTCAATGAGATTGATTCCACGAATTATGTCAAATTTTATACAGGATACGAGGGGAGAGGTGGATCGGATCAAACTTCTTTTTACGAAAAAAATATACCTGTTTTGTTTTTTCATACGGGTGGACACGATGATTATCACAAACCAACTGATGACGCAGAAAAAATTGACTATACTTCCTTAAAAGCTATTTTATTGCTTGAAAAAGCTGTAATCGAAGGAAGTTTCAAAATAGAGGAAATGCCTTTTCGAAGTACAGATAAAGAATAG
- a CDS encoding ATP-dependent nuclease — translation MFISKIFIKNFKCIKELSIYPNEKFNVIIGENNQGKTTIFEALQTWYRCYQLYIRPNKTDFYVGNNLYLPYKDLNFLRLAKDTDLYNSTPNEALIGLTIVDTDISGSQVQFDLQFKINRPQSISNAYLRVLKYNNQQFLSFSTHLKTKHIKLDEAIFLYQTSPIAQVLAQEPFMNEGQVRKKIMRGKSQEVLRNKILLHRDLQQLEHQVSNVLGSEIKFKILNKNQKNKDEYINLQVLNQTKQFDLHLQGSGLIQISEIFATVDYLDSKLNILLIDEPDSHIHLALQKRLITNLKALSHNQSFIISHNDSFVNETDDGELFYLSQDTKLSKELKHIEDGDLIKKDFGSPILTLERLNNSDNIIFVEGKDDKKYITKILEKFVESDIITNKSEIKKCYYFHIRGKDNLGTKLEHNKRTLSQLFNDKKYVVVTDKDFTSIQKSNELNNTIKSKLGSTSESLCHDGYCIESTLFSDLNKLHQYLSFVTTLEIATIESNSYTILDNIINETKNVTSTRYQKLEQQFNSQKNNRPELSTTNLSEIIVDSTGNRDAIKYLMNKKTIREYVTSLEDSCNVTIIPNSTHLSDEDFCITLFLDYIEKIDIHNIIFNNHKNLIEKIYNAQY, via the coding sequence ATGTTTATTTCTAAAATATTTATCAAAAACTTTAAATGTATCAAGGAATTATCTATTTATCCTAATGAGAAATTTAATGTAATTATTGGTGAGAACAATCAAGGCAAAACCACAATTTTTGAAGCTTTACAAACTTGGTATAGATGTTACCAACTGTATATTAGACCAAATAAAACGGATTTTTATGTTGGAAATAATCTTTATTTACCTTATAAAGATTTAAATTTTTTAAGGCTTGCAAAAGATACTGATTTATATAATTCAACTCCAAATGAAGCATTAATTGGATTGACAATTGTTGATACAGACATATCGGGAAGTCAAGTACAATTTGATTTACAATTTAAAATAAATAGACCTCAATCAATTTCAAACGCGTACCTACGTGTTTTAAAATATAATAATCAACAATTTCTTTCGTTTTCGACACATCTAAAAACAAAGCATATAAAACTTGATGAAGCTATTTTTTTATATCAAACAAGCCCGATAGCTCAAGTTTTAGCACAAGAACCTTTTATGAATGAAGGTCAAGTTAGAAAAAAAATTATGCGTGGTAAATCGCAGGAAGTTCTACGTAATAAAATTCTTTTACATAGAGATTTACAGCAATTAGAACATCAAGTTTCTAACGTTCTTGGTTCTGAAATAAAATTTAAAATACTAAATAAAAATCAAAAAAATAAAGACGAATATATTAACCTACAAGTATTAAATCAAACTAAACAGTTTGATCTTCATTTACAAGGTAGTGGATTAATACAAATTTCAGAAATATTTGCTACTGTTGATTATTTAGACTCAAAGCTAAATATACTATTAATAGATGAGCCTGATAGTCACATACATTTGGCTCTACAAAAAAGATTAATTACAAATCTTAAAGCATTATCACATAATCAATCGTTTATTATTAGCCACAATGATAGCTTTGTAAATGAAACAGATGATGGAGAATTATTTTATTTAAGTCAGGATACAAAACTTTCAAAAGAATTAAAACATATAGAAGATGGTGATTTAATTAAAAAAGATTTTGGAAGTCCTATTTTAACTTTAGAAAGACTCAATAATTCAGATAATATAATTTTTGTAGAAGGTAAAGATGACAAAAAATATATCACCAAAATTTTAGAAAAATTTGTAGAATCTGATATAATAACAAATAAATCTGAAATTAAGAAATGTTACTATTTTCATATAAGAGGAAAAGATAATTTGGGTACTAAATTGGAACACAATAAAAGAACTTTAAGTCAATTATTTAATGATAAAAAATATGTTGTTGTTACTGATAAAGATTTTACATCTATTCAAAAGAGTAATGAATTAAATAATACTATAAAAAGTAAATTAGGTTCAACCTCTGAATCGTTATGTCACGATGGCTACTGCATTGAATCAACATTATTTAGTGATTTAAATAAACTACATCAGTACTTATCATTTGTAACAACTCTGGAAATTGCAACAATTGAAAGTAATTCTTATACCATATTAGATAATATTATTAATGAAACGAAGAATGTTACTTCAACAAGATATCAAAAGCTTGAACAACAGTTTAATTCACAAAAAAATAATAGACCAGAATTATCGACAACTAATTTGAGTGAAATAATTGTAGATTCAACAGGCAATAGAGATGCGATAAAATATTTAATGAACAAAAAAACTATAAGAGAATATGTTACTTCATTAGAAGATAGTTGTAATGTAACAATTATTCCGAACAGCACACATTTATCTGACGAAGATTTTTGTATTACTCTATTTTTAGATTATATCGAAAAAATTGATATTCATAATATTATATTTAACAATCATAAAAATTTGATTGAAAAGATTTATAATGCTCAATATTAA
- a CDS encoding DUF4145 domain-containing protein translates to MICPHCSTVVKFHWNVTSPHEIDKVKKAGIEIFYSECPNCNKLVVGLQKGDLKSSEYNGLHIQDKTEWQKIIYPKQNNFQNSIDIPTKYLEDYEEAIKVLSPSPKASAALSRRLLQCILREEFDIKENSLVKEIEIFNTLSGVPSHLTNAVDAVRIIGNIAAHPNKDKNTGEIGEAEWLIEVIEALFDFVFIQPSKLELRKQELNLKLEKIGKPKMK, encoded by the coding sequence ATGATTTGTCCACATTGTTCAACAGTTGTTAAATTTCATTGGAATGTTACTTCACCACACGAAATAGATAAAGTAAAAAAAGCAGGAATTGAAATATTTTATTCAGAATGTCCAAATTGTAATAAACTAGTAGTTGGTTTACAAAAAGGAGATTTAAAATCAAGTGAATATAATGGTTTACATATACAAGATAAAACTGAATGGCAAAAGATAATTTATCCTAAGCAAAACAATTTTCAAAATTCAATTGATATCCCTACAAAATATTTAGAAGATTATGAGGAAGCTATTAAAGTGCTTTCTCCAAGCCCAAAAGCTTCAGCAGCTTTAAGTAGAAGGTTGTTACAGTGTATCTTGCGAGAAGAGTTTGATATTAAGGAAAATAGTTTAGTAAAAGAAATTGAGATATTTAATACTTTAAGTGGTGTTCCTTCGCATTTAACAAATGCCGTTGATGCTGTTAGAATAATTGGTAATATAGCTGCACATCCGAATAAAGATAAAAATACTGGAGAAATAGGGGAAGCTGAATGGTTAATTGAAGTAATAGAAGCTTTATTTGATTTTGTATTTATACAACCAAGTAAATTAGAATTAAGAAAACAAGAATTAAATCTCAAGTTAGAAAAAATTGGTAAACCTAAAATGAAATAA
- a CDS encoding helix-turn-helix domain-containing protein, with product MQNTYFFTQKEKDSNELKLLLVELITNIQPTDKDHGFYDSADVQRLLNVSDKTLYRMRRNKTIPCFKLGKKYFYPKHFFNKKALG from the coding sequence ATGCAAAACACTTACTTTTTTACACAAAAAGAGAAGGATAGCAACGAGTTAAAACTTCTTTTAGTAGAATTAATTACGAATATACAACCCACGGACAAAGATCACGGATTCTACGACAGTGCAGATGTGCAAAGGCTACTTAACGTTAGTGACAAAACGTTGTATCGCATGAGGAGAAACAAGACGATTCCTTGTTTTAAGCTCGGTAAAAAGTACTTTTACCCAAAACATTTCTTTAACAAAAAAGCTCTTGGATAA
- a CDS encoding transposase: MKQSNFTEVQIVKILSEQNQGKTVNEICREHGISQPTFYKWKSKYGGMEAHQLAQLKELEKQLSQYKKIVAELTLENVVLKDVIEKKL, encoded by the coding sequence ATGAAACAAAGCAATTTTACAGAAGTTCAGATCGTCAAGATCTTATCTGAACAAAATCAAGGCAAAACAGTCAATGAAATTTGTCGTGAACATGGAATAAGCCAACCCACTTTTTATAAATGGAAGAGTAAATATGGCGGAATGGAAGCTCATCAATTAGCTCAATTAAAGGAACTAGAGAAGCAATTGTCTCAATATAAAAAAATTGTAGCAGAGCTTACTTTAGAAAACGTAGTTTTAAAAGATGTTATCGAAAAAAAGCTATAA
- a CDS encoding ATP-binding protein, which translates to MKKLSIDLENCFGIGKFQYDFDFSKLNTFLLYAPNGTMKTSFAKTFDLISKNDKKNLPKDLVYGKDSKYNIITDNIDIDPEQILVINAEDTSFDASNKVTSFIASKDLKEQYDKIYVELNYEKDEILKKLKNISSSSDCESEYIATFSENNSNNFFEILSNNVENLKDEFDKVPFKYNHVFDTKGKVKEFINKNEPLLDDYIDNYNNIISSSKLFKISNNTFGTQQVNDILKSIEDNAFFDAGHKFILEDGTEIKTSDELKQLVKEEVDKILSDKKLKASFDKVDRAIGANVELRTFKKIIEENNTLLLELKNYEEYKKKVWNNFLSEIKDDVIGLNLLYKEKKPLLEAILKETDKEIKLWKEITKKFNDRFYVPFEVNIANKRDVLLKQETANLQFIYRDKKQGDILQSKENLLKVLSKGEQRAYFILQFLFEIESRKLEDNFTLLIFDDIADSFDYKNKYAIIEYIKELHESEKFKSIILTHNFDFYRTIASRLDLFKNCFIVTKNDEKEISLRTSNYTKVIFQELLKEINNPKVFISLIPFVRNIIEYTDSNKCDDAVTLTRCLHVKELSQNIIIDDIIEIYKNRLIKLSDRDFDIEGSVKVHEYIFEIADKIVSEENIDEIILENKIVLSIACRLKAELYMINKLPSINRDKLNSNQTRELSKKYLIEYPNSSKKELIDKINLMTPENIHLNSFMYEPLIDMSVYHLKDLYNSIKVI; encoded by the coding sequence ATGAAAAAACTTTCTATCGATTTGGAAAATTGTTTTGGGATTGGAAAATTTCAATATGATTTTGATTTTTCTAAATTAAACACATTTCTTCTTTATGCTCCAAATGGAACAATGAAAACATCTTTTGCTAAAACTTTTGATTTAATTTCAAAAAATGACAAGAAAAATCTACCAAAAGATTTAGTGTATGGTAAAGATTCTAAATATAATATTATAACAGATAATATAGATATAGATCCAGAACAAATCTTAGTAATAAATGCAGAGGATACCTCATTTGATGCTTCTAATAAAGTAACATCTTTTATTGCAAGTAAAGATTTAAAAGAACAATATGATAAAATCTATGTAGAATTAAACTACGAAAAAGATGAGATTTTAAAAAAACTAAAAAATATTTCTTCAAGTTCAGATTGTGAAAGTGAATATATTGCAACTTTTAGTGAAAATAATTCAAATAATTTTTTTGAAATACTCTCAAATAATGTAGAAAATTTAAAAGATGAATTTGATAAAGTTCCTTTTAAATATAATCATGTATTTGATACAAAAGGAAAAGTAAAGGAATTTATTAATAAAAATGAACCATTACTAGATGATTATATAGATAATTATAACAATATTATTTCTTCATCAAAATTATTTAAAATTTCAAATAATACTTTTGGGACACAACAAGTAAATGATATATTAAAATCAATAGAAGACAATGCTTTTTTTGATGCGGGGCATAAATTTATTTTAGAAGATGGAACAGAAATTAAAACTAGCGATGAATTAAAACAATTAGTAAAAGAGGAAGTAGATAAAATACTTTCTGATAAAAAACTGAAAGCATCTTTCGATAAAGTTGATAGAGCAATTGGAGCTAATGTTGAGCTTAGAACATTTAAAAAGATAATTGAAGAGAATAATACATTATTATTAGAATTAAAAAATTATGAAGAATATAAAAAGAAAGTTTGGAATAATTTTTTATCCGAAATCAAAGATGATGTAATAGGGCTAAATTTATTATACAAAGAAAAAAAACCTCTATTAGAAGCTATTTTAAAAGAAACTGATAAAGAAATTAAATTATGGAAAGAAATTACTAAGAAATTTAATGATAGATTTTATGTTCCTTTTGAAGTTAATATAGCGAATAAGCGAGATGTTTTACTAAAACAAGAAACGGCTAATTTGCAATTCATTTACAGAGATAAAAAACAAGGTGATATTTTGCAAAGCAAAGAGAATCTTTTAAAAGTACTTAGTAAAGGAGAACAAAGAGCTTATTTCATATTGCAATTCTTATTCGAAATTGAATCTAGAAAGTTAGAGGATAATTTTACTTTATTAATTTTTGATGATATCGCAGATTCTTTTGATTACAAAAATAAATATGCGATTATTGAATATATTAAAGAATTACATGAATCTGAAAAATTTAAATCAATAATTTTAACTCATAATTTCGATTTTTATAGAACAATAGCATCAAGATTAGATTTATTTAAAAATTGCTTTATTGTTACAAAAAATGATGAGAAAGAAATTTCATTAAGGACAAGTAATTACACTAAAGTTATTTTTCAAGAGCTCTTAAAAGAAATTAATAATCCTAAAGTTTTTATCAGCTTGATACCTTTTGTTCGAAACATTATTGAATATACTGATTCTAATAAATGTGATGATGCTGTAACTCTTACAAGATGTTTACATGTGAAAGAATTATCACAAAATATTATTATTGATGACATTATTGAGATTTATAAAAATAGATTAATAAAACTTTCAGATAGAGATTTTGATATAGAGGGTAGTGTAAAAGTACATGAATATATTTTTGAAATTGCAGATAAAATTGTTTCAGAAGAGAATATTGATGAAATTATACTTGAAAATAAAATTGTATTATCAATAGCATGTAGATTGAAAGCAGAATTGTATATGATCAATAAATTACCATCAATTAATAGAGATAAATTAAATTCTAACCAGACAAGAGAGCTGTCTAAAAAATATCTAATTGAATATCCAAATAGTTCAAAAAAAGAACTCATTGATAAAATTAATTTAATGACACCCGAAAATATACATCTAAATTCATTTATGTATGAACCTTTAATAGATATGTCTGTTTATCATTTAAAAGACTTATATAATAGTATTAAAGTTATTTAG